One window of Pocillopora verrucosa isolate sample1 chromosome 9, ASM3666991v2, whole genome shotgun sequence genomic DNA carries:
- the LOC131783856 gene encoding uncharacterized protein isoform X1, with translation MSLIHFLILLQIFWTFTEAKSNCNTGFCQTYPFDVYGDAVQEKELVGHVFHNSVTSSPVQCYLLCKDDCRCLSFNYKEMNDAKYCELNDASHFTHDSFLKRSAGSRYYNMRRFFHQKRETSCVGDVTCTNGCCRSSPCLNGGTCTEICEPTSVRYNCSCPVAFSGKHCETQLKSCQDHKAAGSNSSGLYTVSVNNIQTFQVFCDFNSEPGFAWNLIESFSLSNKGQFQKDIVFYEDYPAISGDAPNWQAYLIKRPYLLWLRNHSTHWRATCRYDTDGIVYTDYARALLENFDFIRDVPTVVEVCRPYEYVNIRGNECVNCTTKTWYKKTDYPLHIDSYFQAGCDFYGSITDAAVYSEDNFGFYYDINPKFRCTSSENDTTQIWIGGK, from the exons ATGTCTTTGATTCATTTCCTTAtccttttacagattttttGGACATTTACAGAAGCAAAAAGTAACTGCAATACGGGATTTTGTCAAACATATCCCTTCGATGTTTATGGAGATGCAGTGCAAGAAAAAGAGCTTGTTGGCCATGTTTTCCACAACTCTGTTACTTCAAGCCCAGTTCAGTGCTACTTGTTGTGTAAAGACGACTGTAGATGTTTGTCGTTCAACTACAAGGAAATGAACGACGCCAAATACTGCGAGTTGAACGATGCAAGCCATTTCACCCACGACAGCTTTCTTAAACGTTCTGCAGGATCCCGTTATTACAACATGCGAAGGTTTTTTCACCAAAAG AGAGAAACGTCTTGCGTTGGTGACGTCACATGTACTAATGGCTGCTGCAGAAGCAGTCCGTGCCTCAATGGAGGAACCTGCACTGAGATCTGTGAGCCCACAAGTGTTCGGTACAACTGTTCCTGTCCAGTAGCGTTTTCTGGAAAACACTGTGAGACTCAGCTGAAGAGCTGTCAGGACCACAAAGCAGCCGGGTCCAACTCTTCTGGATTGTACACAGTCAGTGTTAACAACATACAAACCTTCCAAGTGTTCTGTGATTTCAATTCAGAGCCTGGGTTCGCTTGGAACCTGATTGAATCATTCAGTCTGTCAAACAAAGGTCAATTCCAG AAAGACATCGTGTTTTACGAGGACTACCCAGCCATCAGCGGTGATGCCCCAAATTGGCAGGCCTACCTCATCAAACGACCGTACCTCCTTTGGCTTAGAAATCACTCGACTCACTGGAGAGCTACCTGCCGATACGACACAGATGGCATCGTATATACAGATTACGCGAGAGCCttgcttgaaaattttgatttcatcagAGACGTACCCACGGTGGTAGAAGTCTGTCGACCTTACGAATATGTGAACATTCGGGGAAATGAGTGTGTGAATTGCACAACGAAGACATGGTACAAAAAAACAGATTATCCTCTCCATATTGATAGTTATTTCCAGGCTGGCTGTGATTTCTATGGAAGCATAACAGACGCGGCTGTGTATAGCGAGGACAACTTTGGATTTTATTATGATATAAATCCTAAATTCCGTTGTACTTCAAGTGAGAATGACACCACCCAGATTTGGATTGGAGGCAAGTAA
- the LOC131783856 gene encoding uncharacterized protein isoform X2: MISEPKEIFWTFTEAKSNCNTGFCQTYPFDVYGDAVQEKELVGHVFHNSVTSSPVQCYLLCKDDCRCLSFNYKEMNDAKYCELNDASHFTHDSFLKRSAGSRYYNMRRFFHQKRETSCVGDVTCTNGCCRSSPCLNGGTCTEICEPTSVRYNCSCPVAFSGKHCETQLKSCQDHKAAGSNSSGLYTVSVNNIQTFQVFCDFNSEPGFAWNLIESFSLSNKGQFQKDIVFYEDYPAISGDAPNWQAYLIKRPYLLWLRNHSTHWRATCRYDTDGIVYTDYARALLENFDFIRDVPTVVEVCRPYEYVNIRGNECVNCTTKTWYKKTDYPLHIDSYFQAGCDFYGSITDAAVYSEDNFGFYYDINPKFRCTSSENDTTQIWIGGK; the protein is encoded by the exons ATGATCTCTGAGCCTAAGGAG attttttGGACATTTACAGAAGCAAAAAGTAACTGCAATACGGGATTTTGTCAAACATATCCCTTCGATGTTTATGGAGATGCAGTGCAAGAAAAAGAGCTTGTTGGCCATGTTTTCCACAACTCTGTTACTTCAAGCCCAGTTCAGTGCTACTTGTTGTGTAAAGACGACTGTAGATGTTTGTCGTTCAACTACAAGGAAATGAACGACGCCAAATACTGCGAGTTGAACGATGCAAGCCATTTCACCCACGACAGCTTTCTTAAACGTTCTGCAGGATCCCGTTATTACAACATGCGAAGGTTTTTTCACCAAAAG AGAGAAACGTCTTGCGTTGGTGACGTCACATGTACTAATGGCTGCTGCAGAAGCAGTCCGTGCCTCAATGGAGGAACCTGCACTGAGATCTGTGAGCCCACAAGTGTTCGGTACAACTGTTCCTGTCCAGTAGCGTTTTCTGGAAAACACTGTGAGACTCAGCTGAAGAGCTGTCAGGACCACAAAGCAGCCGGGTCCAACTCTTCTGGATTGTACACAGTCAGTGTTAACAACATACAAACCTTCCAAGTGTTCTGTGATTTCAATTCAGAGCCTGGGTTCGCTTGGAACCTGATTGAATCATTCAGTCTGTCAAACAAAGGTCAATTCCAG AAAGACATCGTGTTTTACGAGGACTACCCAGCCATCAGCGGTGATGCCCCAAATTGGCAGGCCTACCTCATCAAACGACCGTACCTCCTTTGGCTTAGAAATCACTCGACTCACTGGAGAGCTACCTGCCGATACGACACAGATGGCATCGTATATACAGATTACGCGAGAGCCttgcttgaaaattttgatttcatcagAGACGTACCCACGGTGGTAGAAGTCTGTCGACCTTACGAATATGTGAACATTCGGGGAAATGAGTGTGTGAATTGCACAACGAAGACATGGTACAAAAAAACAGATTATCCTCTCCATATTGATAGTTATTTCCAGGCTGGCTGTGATTTCTATGGAAGCATAACAGACGCGGCTGTGTATAGCGAGGACAACTTTGGATTTTATTATGATATAAATCCTAAATTCCGTTGTACTTCAAGTGAGAATGACACCACCCAGATTTGGATTGGAGGCAAGTAA
- the LOC131783825 gene encoding uncharacterized protein, translating to MWCIRDCRCLSINYKENPQNDTKYCELNEGNHFISKSSLVKSSGSRYFALRKEYSKVKTQSIISSCAYDVTCNNGCCRNNPCLNGGTCTEICEPTSVRYNCSCPAPFVGKHCEIQQKRSCQDYEAAGSTASGLYTVNNDNNQTFQVFCDFDSEPGLAWNLIESFSLSNKHRFQQNIVFYDEYQAISGDDPNWQAYLIERPYLLWLRDHSTHWRATCRYNTDGTVYTDYLRASLEDFDIIRDVPTKIQTCRPYEYVNIRGNECVDCTTATWYKKGILPFHIDSSCTSCGCDFDRIKTDVAIPSEDNFGYYFSTNPKFRCTSNPADTTQFWIGGK from the exons ATGTGGTGCATACGCGACTGCCGATGTTTGTCGATAAACTACAAGGAAAATCCACAGAATGACACCAAGTATTGCGAGTTGAATGAAGGAAATCATTTCATCAGCAAAAGTTCATTGGTAAAGTCTTCAGGCtcaagatattttgctttacgCAAGGAATACAGTAAAGTTAAG ACCCAAAGCATCATTTCTTCATGCGCTTATGACGTCACGTGTAACAACGGCTGCTGCAGGAACAATCCGTGTCTCAATGGAGGAACCTGCACTGAAATCTGTGAACCCACCAGTGTTCGGTACAACTGCTCCTGTCCTGCACCGTTTGTTGGGAAACACTGCGAGATTCAGCAGAAGAGAAGCTGTCAGGATTACGAAGCAGCCGGGTCTACCGCCTCTGGATTGTACACAgttaacaatgataataatcaaACCTTCCAGGTGTTCTGTGATTTTGATTCAGAGCCTGGACTTGCTTGGAACCTGATTGAGTCCTTTAGTTTATCCAACAAACATCGCTTTCAG CAGAATATCGTGTTTTACGACGAATACCAAGCCATCAGCGGTGACGATCCAAATTGGCAGGCCTACCTGATTGAGAGACCTTACCTCCTTTGGCTCAGAGATCACTCGACTCACTGGAGAGCTACTTGCCGATACAACACAGATGGCACCGTATATACAGATTACCTGAGAGCCTCACTTGAAGACTTTGACATCATCAGAGACGTACCCACAAAAATACAGACCTGTCGACCGTACGAATATGTCAACATTCGAGGAAACGAGTGTGTGGATTGCACTACGGCAACATGGTATAAGAAAGGAATTCTCCCTTTTCATATAGACAGTTCCTGTACTAGTTGTGGCTGTGATTTCGATAGGATAAAAACAGACGTGGCCATTCCAAGCGAGGACAACTTTGGATATTACTTTAGTACAAATCCCAAATTCCGTTGTACCTCAAACCCAGCAGATACGACTCAGTTCTGGATCGGAGGCAAATAG
- the LOC131783798 gene encoding uncharacterized protein — translation MTAAELVLISLLFFLEVKGDCPSETCQKISLNVHQDSEQDREFAGHVFHNFITLNPVQCYMWCIRDCRCLSINYKENPQNDTKYCELNEGNHFISKSSLVKSSGSRYFALRKERSKVKTQSIISSCAYDVTCTNGCCRNNPCLNGGTCTEICEPTSVRYNCSCPAPFVGKHCEIQQKRSCQDHEAAGSTASGLYTINNDNNQTFQVLCDFDSEPGLAWNLIESFSLSNKHRFQQNIVFYDEYQAISGDDPNWQAYLIERPYLLWLRDHSTHWRATCRYNTDGTVYTDYLRASLEDFDIIRDVPTKIQTCRPYEYVNIRGNECLNCTTATWYKKESYPFHIDSSCTSCGCDFDGIKTDVAIPSEDNFGYYFSTNPKFRCTSNPADTTQFWIGGK, via the exons ATGACAGCTGCAGAGTTGGTTCTGATTtccctccttttttttctcgaagttAAGGGAGACTGTCCTTCAGAAACCTGTCAGAAGATCTCTCTTAATGTGCATCAAGATTCTGAGCAAGACAGAGAGTTTGCTGGCcatgtttttcacaatttcattaCGTTAAACCCAGTTCAATGTTATATGTGGTGCATACGCGACTGCCGATGTTTGTCGATAAACTACAAGGAAAATCCACAGAACGACACCAAGTATTGCGAGTTGAATGAAGGAAATCATTTCATCAGCAAAAGTTCATTGGTAAAGTCTTCAGGCtcaagatattttgctttacgCAAGGAACGCAGTAAAGTTAAG ACCCAAAGCATCATTTCTTCATGCGCTTATGACGTCACGTGTACCAACGGCTGCTGCAGGAACAATCCGTGTCTCAATGGAGGAACCTGCACCGAGATCTGTGAACCCACCAGTGTTCGGTACAACTGCTCCTGTCCTGCACCGTTTGTTGGGAAACACTGCGAGATTCAGCAGAAGAGAAGCTGTCAGGATCACGAAGCAGCCGGGTCTACCGCCTCTGGATTGTACACAattaacaatgataataatcaaACCTTCCAGGTGTTGTGTGATTTTGATTCAGAGCCTGGACTCGCTTGGAACCTGATTGAGTCCTTTAGTTTATCCAACAAACATCGCTTTCAG CAGAATATCGTGTTTTACGACGAATACCAAGCCATCAGCGGTGACGATCCAAATTGGCAGGCCTACCTGATTGAGAGACCTTACCTCCTTTGGCTCAGAGATCACTCGACTCACTGGAGAGCTACTTGCCGATACAACACAGATGGCACCGTATATACAGATTACCTGAGAGCCTCACTTGAAGACTTTGACATCATCAGAGACGTACCCACAAAAATACAGACCTGTCGACCGTACGAATATGTCAACATTCGAGGAAATGAGTGTTTGAATTGCACTACGGCAACATGGTATAAGAAAGAAAGCTACCCTTTCCATATAGACAGTTCCTGTACCAGTTGTGGCTGTGATTTCGATGGGATAAAAACAGACGTGGCCATTCCAAGCGAGGACAACTTTGGATATTACTTTAGTACAAATCCCAAATTCCGTTGTACCTCAAACCCAGCAGATACGACTCAGTTCTGGATCGGAGGCAAATAG